TCAAACTAAATTAACCTCTCAGCTTATCTAACAAGCCAATATCAATGGACCTAATGTTTCGATAAATCATGACAATGATAGCAAGCCCAACAGCTACTTCAGCTGCAGCGACCGCGATAATAAAAAAAACGAAAACCTGACCGTTCGGGTCAGACCTATAAGACGAAAATGAAACTAAAAGTAAGTTTACCGCATTAAGCATAAGCTCAATGGACATAAACATGATGAGGGCGTTTCTTCTTATCAATACGCCTACAATACCTATAACAAACAAAATACTAGCTAATAACACGTAGTTAGTAAGCGGTACTTGGGCTATTACGTCAGGTATAGATGGTAGTTGGTTTTCCATTAATTTATTTTACTCAAAGAAAATCTCGCCAAAATTAGCCATTTTATCCCTTTGTCTAAAAGTTAAAAGCGAAGAAATAAGACATCCTTCTAGTATTAATACTTTTTATAACTACGAGCCAAAAAGCCCACCAGCCATACTTAGCTTTATTTCAGTAAGCTTCCTTTTGGTATCTAATGGGAAATCACTGTTCATCATCCAGTCGTAGTAGCCTTTCTCTTTGGTGAAGACGTCAGTTACCTTTTTCCCTTTATGTTTTCCAAAATTGAAAACTATAATATCATTATCGTCATAGGCCAACCTGTTTGCAAAATCTACAATCTTACCTGAGGTAAAATCATGTAATGCCTGCACATCGTTTTTAACTGGCTCTATTTCTTCTCCCTTCTTATTCGTGATTTTTACGCCTTCGTATCTTTCTACCTGAGCACATATCACCTCTAAAGTAGCTAGTGTATCAGCCTCGGCACTGTGAGCGTTTTCTAAACTCTTGCCTGTATAAAACTTATAGCCAGCACTTAAAGTCCTTGGCTCCATTTGGTGAAATATACGCTGAGCGTCTACAAACTTTCTATTTTTAAGGTCGAACATGTCTGATCCTGCTCTTAAAAACTCTTCAACCAACATTGGTATATCAAACCTGTTGCTGTTAAAACCCGCAAGGTCGCAACCTTGAAGAAACTGAGCCAACGATTTGGCCATTTGCCTAAAAGTAGGTTCGTCTTTAACATCTTCATCATAAATACCATGAATCAAACTAGACTCAATAGGAATAGGCATTTCAGGATTTACACGTTTGGTTTTCACCTCCACCGTGCCATCTGGCATTGCTTTAGCCACAGAAAGCTCTACTATTCTATCTCTAGAAATGTTGGTTCCTGTAGTTTCTAAATCAAAAACAGCTAATGGTTTCTTAAGCTTTAAATTATGCGTCATATTTTGGTCTGCCAATGGTTGTAGCAAAGGTAAAGGTTTTCATTTGCAGATGTTAAAATGGCTTTAGTTTTATGGCTCAATTTCAAAAAAGGGTCTCATTTATGTCAGAAATTCCAAAAATTAAAGGTCGCGGTGCTCAGCTCAACAGTAATAATCGTTTTTTGGCAAACACTACGGTCTATAATGAGGACTTTGCTTATGGCGACGAAGAGAACTTCAGAACGAGGAAAACGAAGTACCTGATTGAATATCCAAAGAAGGTGGTCAACAAAATTGATAGCCCTGATGTACCCAACGGAAAATCAGTCAATCCTTACCAAGGCTGCGAGCATGGCTGCATTTATTGCTACGCCAGAAACACTCACGAATATTATGGTTATTCGGCTGGTTTAGATTTTGAACAAAAGATTTTGGTCAAAAAGAATGCTCCCGAACTATTAGAGAAGGAACTCCAAAAG
This sequence is a window from Arcticibacterium luteifluviistationis. Protein-coding genes within it:
- the nuoK gene encoding NADH-quinone oxidoreductase subunit NuoK — encoded protein: MENQLPSIPDVIAQVPLTNYVLLASILFVIGIVGVLIRRNALIMFMSIELMLNAVNLLLVSFSSYRSDPNGQVFVFFIIAVAAAEVAVGLAIIVMIYRNIRSIDIGLLDKLRG
- a CDS encoding 3'-5' exonuclease, coding for MTHNLKLKKPLAVFDLETTGTNISRDRIVELSVAKAMPDGTVEVKTKRVNPEMPIPIESSLIHGIYDEDVKDEPTFRQMAKSLAQFLQGCDLAGFNSNRFDIPMLVEEFLRAGSDMFDLKNRKFVDAQRIFHQMEPRTLSAGYKFYTGKSLENAHSAEADTLATLEVICAQVERYEGVKITNKKGEEIEPVKNDVQALHDFTSGKIVDFANRLAYDDNDIIVFNFGKHKGKKVTDVFTKEKGYYDWMMNSDFPLDTKRKLTEIKLSMAGGLFGS